TTTTTAGAAGGGTTTCAAGGATAACTATactgtttggaccaagcacggtgaatCTAGAGTTCCGCtgaaagacaatgaagaagataatAATGATGATAACATCCCAGACTGGGCTCACTTGTGTGAAGCGGGtgtctttgaagatgaaccaatgCATGTGGCAGAAGCAAATGCTGCATAAGAACAACAACCACCTGACGAACTAGGTCAGGTTTTGGTCGATGCACACAGAGACACTGAAACtttgaaggagtcaaagaagtttgagaagatgttggaggatcacaggaaaatgttgtatccagattgcaagcaggggttaaaaaaattgggcaccacactggaaatgctgcagtggaaggcagccAATGGTGTTTcagataagggatttgaggagctactaggACGACTTATAAAGAAGATGCTTCCAGAGGGGAACGAACTGCCCCCGACAACTTACGAAGCCAAAAAGTTTGTTTGCCGTCTTGGGTTGGACGTACAGAAGATTCATGCATGTTCTAATGATTGTATCCTCTATCGTGGTGAATACGAGGAACTGGATGCATGTCCTGTCTGTGACGCAAagcggtataagatcaggcaaaatgattCTGGTGATGTCGACGGTGAGCCCGCAAGGAAAAAAGTACcggctaaggtgatgtggtatttcccgatAATACCACGCTTGAAGCGCTTGTTCAGAAACAAAACAAACGCTAAGTTGATGcagtggcacaaagaagagcgcaAGCAAGATCAGCTGATAAGACACCCTGCAGATGGGTCTCCATGTAGAAACGTGGATAGACAATTCCCAGATTTTGACagcgacccaaggaacataaggtttggtttaagtacagatggaatgaatccattcggtgAGTGGGggagcagtcacagtacatggcctgtgaccctttgtatgtttaaccttccttcttggctatgcatgaagagaaAGTATATATTGATGCCGGCGCTTATCCAAGGCCCCAAATAATCTGGCAACGATATTGATGTGTATctaagaccgttggttgatgagCTTTTATTGTAGTGGAAGccagaaggtgtacgtgtgtgggacgagtacaaacaagaGAATTTCGACCTCCGAGCATTCTTTTTCGTAACCATCAACGgttggcctgcacttagcaacCTGTCTGGGCAGTCGAACAAGGGATATCAGGTCTGCACCCAATGCTTAGATGAAACCGGCAGCTTGTACCTGAAAAATTCTCGGAAGGTCGTCTATATgggccatcgtcgatttctgcccctcAAACACCCtttgagaagaaaagaaaaacatttcaaaggggaaccagaaactcgtgctaagcctatgttCCATGACGGAAAGCGTGTTTTCTTGGTGATAAAGGATGTTCATGTAGTGTTCGGAAAGAGTCGCGGCAGCCAACcagttccgaatgatgaaaacggccatgCCCCGATGtggaagaagtctatattgtgggagttaccttattgggaagccttggaggtccgCAATGCAATTGATGTCATGCACCtgacaaagaatctttgcgtgaatgtACTAGGTTTCCTTGGTACTTATGGCCAGGGAAAAGATACACTCGAAGCAAGACACGAcctgaaagaaatgaaacaacgagAAGATCTTCAACCCATTGcgtataaaattttttgtaatATATATTAGCATTTTTAAATATGTTACACACCAGAAacatataaaaggaaaatgtaaCAAATTTTATACGCATAAACCTATATTCTACAAATTTTTGTTAATGAAAAGTATTATACAATAATTTTGCATGCTCAAATTATTATATCCTTCTATTTTAAAGTCAATTATCAATTTTTTACCCATTAGAAATGCATAATCCATTACCAACAACAATGGCAGCAAAATATAAAAAGTTTTGTTTTAGTTCTGAGCGAAGGctttgcccggtactaaactgcctccaCGAAAATTTTCCGCCGGtggaggcagtttagtaccgggcagagccaaggcccggtactaaagtgaccagattagtaccgggcgcagccacggcccggtactaatcTGTCGCACCTATATAACCCAGCACTTAGATCGATTTCCTCATTCCCCCTCTCGTTCTCACTCCCTCGctcacgtcgtcgtcgccgccgccatcccgcaACCACCGCCGCTGCAGGACCTCCCGACGACCTCCGCTACTGGACCTCCACACCGAGCGCGCCCCTGCACGCCGACCTGCGGCGCACGTCCCGCTCGCCAGTCCCTGCCTCGACGCCGcccggcccgcgcgcgcgccctcgaccgccgccgctTCTTCCTCGACCGCGGCGCCCTCGTCGCCGACCCACCGCCCCGGGAGCCCCCTTCGACGCCGACACGCGCCGCGCAGCCCGCCTTCGGTCGACCAccaccgccccgcgccgccccccgGCCACCCTTGACGGCCGCCGCCCCgaccgcgcgccgcccccggaCAGTGTGCCGCCCCTGGACCGCCGACGCGCCGCCCTCCACCCCCGCACCGCCGGCCCTGCCCCGCCGGTGCCCCTTCCGCGCGGTTTGGTAGCCGTCCTGCTTGCCGGCCGCCCACGCCCCGCCGCCCAGGTTCGACGCAGGGCAACGTAAGCCCTTGCTGACGTCAACACTACTACATGCCGACATCagctttttttaattatttggaCTATTGTAATAATTGTAGATAATAGTTAGAAAATATAGAAAATTGTTAggaaataaagaaaatagttGGGGAATTATAGAAAATAGTTAGGATTTTTTAATTATGTTGCAAAAGTCAAAAAAAACATAGGaaataaataggagaaaatagtTAGGAAATTATGAAAATAGGTAGAACACTATAGAATTAGGTAGAAAAATCATAGATAATTTAGAAAATTATTGGAGGATCAtggaaaattgtagaaaattgttGGAGAATCCTCGAATCATTTCGTTATTGTCGAAACTTGTTAGAGAATCGTAGAATCATTTTCTTATTGTTGAAAATTGTTGGAAAACTGTATAatcatgtattatatatatatgagtttaatattttttatattgttGCAATATGATGTATACCTGATGTATTTTTGATATATTCATGTTATAAATTTCTCTTATATTGGTGAAAATTTCATATTATCTGTTGTATTTATATTATCACGACACATAATTTATTGTTGAAAATTGTTGGAAAATTGTATAatcatgtattatatatatgagtttaatattttttatatttttgcaaTATGATGTATACCTGATGTATTTCTGATGTATTCATGTTATAAATTTCTCTTATATTGGTGAAAATTTCATATTATCTGCTGTATTCATATTATCACGACACGTAATTCCATACGTATTTCTGTTGTACTTTCTAATGTATTTCTAATGTATACCTGATATTATTTCTGATGTATTTCTGTTGTACTGGCGGCAGGATgacatttttgtaaaaaaaatttcggcatatatttttgacaaatcggaaaaaaaatataaaaatgaaaaaaattccgTTCATTTAGACCCAGTTCGGAATGAAAACGGGCCATTCCGGCCCATTCCGCTCCGGAATCGATCCGGACCTCAAAGTTCCAGGAATCAATCCAGCTCCTGACGGCGCTACTCGaggctcgtggctcctggaggCGCGACCTGGCAGCGCCGGAGGTGAGGCGGCGTCCTGGCGGCCGAGGAGGCGACCGCGTCACGGCGCGGCACAACCACCTCCGCtaccttctccccttcttgccGGTAAGGTGCCACCCTCCTCCTCTTTCCTCTATTCTCTCGATTTGGACCCGGTCTTGCTTTTGTGGTGTTCTTGGGTCCGCTACTTGCCGGAGCAGGCGCTGCGGAGGGAGCTGTCGTAGTGCGCGAGAGGGGCGCGGTTGGGGTTGCGCGCGGAAGCGAGATGCTCGAAGGTGAAGGCGATGGTGCCATTGGCAGCGACGAAGGCGGCCAGCTGCACGGCCGTGACGGCgatggccggcgcgcgcgggcggtagAGCAGGaacagcgcggccgcggcgccgccggcggccaggaggaggaagaggagggccaCGACGCAGGACGCCGCGGGGGAGGACGAGCGGTGGCTGGAGCGCGCGGCCGCGTAGTACTGCGGCGGCAGCCCCGGCGCCGAtctggccatggccggcggcccgGGCGCGCGAATCTTGCGGGGGTTCTTGGTGGTGGTGGGTGTAGGTAGCCGAGGAGGGGAGGCGACGAGCAGAGCAGGGTGGGTGTCGGAGGCTGGTCGCTGTGCACGATGACGCCCTTTGCATCCAAAATCTCAGATCACAAAAAATTGTTTAGAGCTGTTAGTGCTTGGCAACCAGCTGGACGTGAGGGCAAAAGCTAGGAAGCTGTGACTGGCAGTGGTTTGCGACATACTCACATAGACACTACCTGTTGTGTTTGCAAGTCTGTCCTAAgatgtgaattctggttgctCGAATGCTTTGTGACTCTGTTTTGCATGCTCTTCTACTAATGCAGTTTTTGCAATGAAGGTATTATATGGAATATGTTGTCCTGCATTGTCCTCCTTGCATCTTGCCACTAGCTGTTAAATTAACCATTTGCTTGTTTAAATTGCCTTTTGTTTTGGGACTTGTTTCACGTATGCTTAATATTTTCCTACTACAATTGTTTTCTGATATCTTTAATTCTTAAGAATCTATAATTTGTGCTTTTTGATTGTATCAGCAGTTCCTAGAACGGGCGAAGACGAGCCACCTCCTTCTTGGGACCCGATTTTGACTCCGAAAGGTACTCCAGTAGTTCTATATGATTGCCCTATTCTATATGACTATCTTGTTCTTTTGTATGAGTGTTTGGTAGCTTAATAAAATATATGACTTCCCTGCTATTTTTTCATATAGTAATCCAATGGATATGACTTTGAGAGACCGTATTAGaaagaggagggaggaagatgaCGATGATATGATGCTGTTTATTCTCCCTGCCCTTTCTCTTTTGGAGTCTAACCGAGGAGGGCAAAAGAAACAACGTCATAGCCCTAAGGAatcgggcgaggaggaggtccgTCGGTTGCTCCAAGGACACGTGAAGAACTGTTTGGTAGCTTTTAGGATGGAACCTTGGATCTTCAGTTATTTGGCTGATTCCCTTCACAGGAACAAACTTGTCCCCGATACAAGAATCAAGGTCGAGGAGAAACTTGGATTCTTTCTTTACATGCTCAGCCACAACTCTTCTTATGAGGATCTACAGATCAAATTTCACCACAGTAATGATACATTTCACCGCCACATAAACCACTTCTTTAGGAATGTTCTCCCTGGTCTTGCTCGCGAATTCCTCAAACCTCCCAACCCTAATCAAGTCCATCCAAAAATTGCCACAAATCCAAGATTTTATCCATTCTTTAGGAACTGCCTCGGTgccatcactactagaaaattggcttaaggcaccggttgcaaggagcttttggtaccggttttttgaaccggtacccccaaagtggtaccaaaggctgagcctttggtaccgggtaaaacaaccggtgcctaagccttcaaaattcacgcaaaatattctctttggttgggacttgaactcgcgacctctagcctcgcacgttgctcctttaccatctcagctacacagTTGTTCTGATCGAGAAgtagatatttttcttttaaagtaaccaat
The Panicum virgatum strain AP13 chromosome 6N, P.virgatum_v5, whole genome shotgun sequence genome window above contains:
- the LOC120678056 gene encoding uncharacterized PE-PGRS family protein PE_PGRS54-like, which produces MSACSSVDVSKGLRCPASNLGGGAWAAGKQDGYQTARKGHRRGRAGGAGVEGGASAVQGRHTVRGRRAVGAAAVKGGRGAARGGGGRPKAGCAARVGVEGGSRGGGSATRAPRSRKKRRRSRARARAGRRRGRDWRAGRAPQVGVQGRARCGGPVAEVVGRSCSGGGCGMAAATTT